The Cucumis melo cultivar AY chromosome 9, USDA_Cmelo_AY_1.0, whole genome shotgun sequence genome includes the window TAATCCCTCTTTCTTATTTCATCATTTCATGTCCCCATGTGAACAATTTACAAAGTATTTGTAACAACAAGTTGAAACCATTGAGCTTGCGTATCTTGTAAACAATTTGAATCACTACCAACACAAACACAACTCCTCATCAAAATCCTACTAGAATTTGAGCTCTCTTTCTCTAAACACATACCATTATTGCCTTGCTTTGTTAGTGTGGCCAAATGAAGCTTAGAATCTGAAATGGCTGTCCAAACGCTTTGTTCACCAAAACAATCCCTTGATAATGATGGGGGAAGCCCATTTCCATTGGCTTTTAGACAAAAATTAGTTGATGCCAACATTATTGGAGTTCCATCTCCTTCATAACTCCAATGGCTTGCATTTGAACAATTGTTGAGAAAAATTTCCTTCTGTTTCATGTCATGCACTTGGACACATTGCCCACTTTGTGGATGATACATTAGGTAAGTGTTTGAGGAATTGGAATTTGGATCTGTAAATCATATAGAGTAGTTACAAATATAGTGATCAGATCCAAAATATTTGCAAATATATAATGTAAAAAAGTTTGTAGATGTAGTAAAATTTAAGTCCAACTCTCTTGAAGCCTATAAGTGAGACTTTATTATTTAGTTGGAATCTATTAGCGATAggatctatcattgatagatttttctatattcataatttttttaaaatatttttatacaCCTAATTATTAGCACTAAAAGTATTACCGCAATTGCTATTACCTAATCATAAAGAGCTTGAGTTATAAAgtcattaaatttttaatattaatttggTTCACGCATGTTAACGGGTTTGTTCATATGCGTATAGTAAGAGTATTtcttttactcttttttattaTGGTTTAAGGGAGCTTTATTGATATTAGTTTTAACCATTTAGGagtattttttaattaaaatactaTCCGCTTTTATGACAAAAGTATCTTTTCACTTTTGAAAGTTCAAGAGTATTTCCAATAGAAAACAAGAGAAGAGACCATCATGAAAAGTAAGTTTTAgtccattttttaaatttcattgtCTTTTGTGGTTCATCATTCTTGTGTAGTGAAAAATAAACTTAGTCgtttgataaaataaaaaatcgaaACAAAACCGTCATCAAATATAGGACACGGAATCATACCTTGTAACATGGTTTGCAAGAGTTGAAACATCTGAGAAAAACGAGGGTTTCTAACATCACTCCAATTGTAATTCAAAACTCCAAACACTTCTTCAAGTTCGACTTTACCCTGTCTATAATAATAGCTCCCTTGCCATCCCCATAACGCCCAATCCAAATCTTTCTCAACAAGATGAGCACTAAAGCAACTCAAAAACCTGTCATCAGCCTCATTAACTCCCGTTTGGTCCAACCCAAATTCACTCACAAACAAAGGAACAGCCTCAGCTCCTTCCATCACAAACTCAGCTCTCTGCACAAACCCATTGATGATCTTTGAGCAAATTTTATTGAGTGGGTTATGGATGAACTTCGATTGGGACTCTCCACTAAAGGAGTATAAGTGTACTTCAAATACTAGCTTGTTGTGTAGGTTGTTTAGTTGCAATGGGTATTGTCTTTGGCATCTTAGATCATTGTCGAAGTTTAGACCGGAAATGATTACGAGGATGTTTGGGTTTATGTTGTGGATTGTTGTTGCTCCTTGTGTTACGTATTTGTTCCAATCTTTCGATTTTGAGCTTGCTCCTCGGAGTTCGTTACGTAGGCTCATGGCTACCACCTGTTTGACATGAAGGTGAAAGTCCCaaataatttatcaaagaaagacataATTTTGCTTACCAACTTTTTAGTactatttccattttctaaatatatatTAAGAATA containing:
- the LOC103504686 gene encoding glycosyl hydrolase 5 family protein-like, with the protein product MGITTQFSFVVLAFICFFSSLSYSLPLSTNGRWIVDSATGHRVKLVCVNWPSHTQSMLIEGLDRRPLKDLANEVMRLKFNCVRLTYATHMFTRYANRTVEENFDLLDLRASKVGLALHNPFVLNMTIFEAYEAVVDVLGTSGLMVIADNHISQPRWCCSLEDGNGFFGDRYFDSEEWLEGLRLVARRFYNKSAVVAMSLRNELRGASSKSKDWNKYVTQGATTIHNINPNILVIISGLNFDNDLRCQRQYPLQLNNLHNKLVFEVHLYSFSGESQSKFIHNPLNKICSKIINGFVQRAEFVMEGAEAVPLFVSEFGLDQTGVNEADDRFLSCFSAHLVEKDLDWALWGWQGSYYYRQGKVELEEVFGVLNYNWSDVRNPRFSQMFQLLQTMLQDPNSNSSNTYLMYHPQSGQCVQVHDMKQKEIFLNNCSNASHWSYEGDGTPIMLASTNFCLKANGNGLPPSLSRDCFGEQSVWTAISDSKLHLATLTKQGNNGMCLEKESSNSSRILMRSCVCVGSDSNCLQDTQAQWFQLVVTNTL